A genome region from Anastrepha ludens isolate Willacy chromosome 3, idAnaLude1.1, whole genome shotgun sequence includes the following:
- the LOC128857221 gene encoding pre-mRNA-splicing factor ATP-dependent RNA helicase PRP16-like produces MEDDDAGVHRLEGSAGTIRGGLVIRKPKEEGSESKFKVPKPSILGLDRLAAQRRKEREESQRLISFKDNENDDDEEHKGCLSATSAGGEFAFKKPDASSLHKMNRQLRESKVETPTHTGGVSEEARERLREHVKRDRDRNTKSGMRYSTREHSKSDSRDRSSSSSSNRSRDRERRRDRERHSDRDRDRNRDKDGYRERDRRERSRNDSERKSRGDATSSFRSGERTPRFKDEPRTPMDISVSGSAWDEDDTDRPSQSKKSSWDFPTPKSYASSDRPDWSTRSGSSSGIGTSSSRGRSRHEREDDTPRPTPAHNYNAWANDRKRSGATPATGRSNRQPWGESEEDRDLWEEEQRRLDREWYNIDEGYDDENNPFYGANAEYFRKREEIIEQKRTKRISAQQRQINKDNELWERNRMLTSGVVMSINVNEDFDEEALERVHLLVHHIIPPFLDGRIVFTKQPEPVIPVKDPTSDMALIARKGSGLVRVYREQKERRKAQKKHWELGGTKLGNIMGIEKKADEEDAKFDKDTDTADYRRDQKFAEHMRDQDSGGKSDFARKKTISEQRRFLPVFAVRQELLNVIRENSVVIIVGETGSGKTTQLTQYLHEDGYSNFGMIGCTQPRRVAAMSVAKRVSDEMGTKLGDEVGYAIRFEDCTSEKTVIKYMTDGILLRESLRDPDLDGYSAVIMDEAHERSLSTDVLFGLLREVSVLSHFYLFLLTTLGTLVTRKKRLHYLVSS; encoded by the exons ATGGAAGATGACGATGCTGGGGTGCACCGCCTCGAAGGCTCAGCTGGTACTATTCGAGGTGGACTGGTAATTAGGAAACCGAAAGAGGAGGGTAGCGAAAGCAAATTTAAAGTGCCAAAGCCGTCCATACTAGGATTGGATCGTTTAGCAGCGCAGCGCCGAAAAGAGCGTGAAGAATCACAACGCTTAATATCCTTCAAAGACAATGAAAACGATGATGATGAGGAGCATAAAGGCTGCTTATCAGCTACATCTGCAGGTGGTGagtttgcatttaaaaaaccCGACGCCAGTAGCCTACATAAGATGAATCGACAGTTGCGGGAATCTAAAGTGGAGACGCCAACGCATACAGGTGGAGTGTCCGAAGAGGCTCGTGAACGATTGCGTGAGCATGTGAAACGAGATCGAGACCGCAATACCAAGAGCGGAATGCGTTATTCTACACGTGAACACAGTAAAAGTGATTCCAGAGACCGTTCGTCATCAAGTTCATCCAATCGCAGTCGAGATCGGGAACGCCGGCGCGATAGAGAAAGGCACAGCGACAGAGATCGCGATAGGAATCGTGATAAGGACGGCTATAGAGAAAGAGATCGCCGTGAACGTAGTAGAAATGATTCGGAACGAAAGAGTCGTGGTGATGCAACATCATCTTTTCGTAGTGGCGAGCGGACACCTCGATTTAAGGACGAACCACGAACACCAATGGATATCTCTGTAAGTGGCAGTGCTTGGGACGAGGACGACACTGACCGTCCATCGCAGTCCAAGAAATCCTCTTGGGACTTTCCCACACCCAAATCGTACGCTAGTTCAGATCGACCCGATTGGTCCACGAGAAGCGGTAGTAGCAGTGGTATTGGTACAAGCAGTTCTCGAGGTCGGTCTCGTCACGAACGTGAAGATGATACACCAAGGCCAACACCTGCTCACAATTATAATGCATGGGCAAATGATCGTAAGCGTTCAGGTGCAACGCCAGCTACCGGACGCAGTAACCGCCAGCCGTGGGGTGAAAGCGAAGAAGACAGAGATCTATGGGAAGAAGAGCAGCGTCGTCTAGATCGTGAATGGTATAATATCGATGAAGGTTACGATGATGAAAACAATCCTTTCTATGGTGCTAATGCAGAGTATTTCCG taaacgtGAGGAAATAATCGAACAAAAGCGTACAAAGCGTATTAGTGCACAACAGCGTCAAATCAATAAAGATAATGAGCTTTGGGAGCGTAATCGTATGCTTACATCCGGCGTGGTGATGTCCATCAATGTCAATGAAGATTTCGACGAAGAGGCGTTGGAGCGCGTGCATTTGCTGGTGCATCATATTATTCCACCGTTCCTCGATGGACGAATTGTGTTCACTAAACAACCAGAACCGGTTATACCGGTGAAAGATCCCACCTCTGACATGGCATTGATTGCGCGCAAGGGCAGCGGTCTGGTGCGTGTGTATCGCGAGCAAAAAGAACGTCGAAAAGCACAAAAGAAACACTGGGAATTGGGTGGTACGAAATTGGGTAACATTATGGGtattgaaaagaaagctgatgaagaagatgccaaatTCGATAAGGACACAGATACAGCAGACTATCGACGTGACCAAAAATTCGCCGAGCATATGCGCGATCAAGATTCGGGTGGAAAAAGTGATTTTGCGCGCAAAAAAACCATCTCGGAACAGCGTCGATTTTTACCCGTATTCGCTGTGCGTCAAGAGCTCTTGAATGTCATAAGGGAGAACTCGGTCGTTATTATTGTGGGTGAAACGGGTAGCGGGAAAACAACACAGTTAACACAATATTTGCATGAAGATGGATATAGCAATTTTGGCATGATAGGTTGCACGCAACCTCGTCGTGTGGCAGCCATGTCTGTGGCTAAACGTGTCTCCGATGAAATGGGCACCAAGCTGG GTGACGAAGTGGGTTATGCTATACGTTTTGAAGATTGCACTTCCGAAAAGACCGTTATCAAATACATGACCGATGGTATATTATTGCGAGAGAGTTTGCGTGATCCTGATTTGGATGGTTATTCGGCTGTCATCATGGACGAAGCACATGAACGTTCCTTGTCTACAGATGTCCTTTTCGGATTGCTGCGGGAGGTGAGTGTTTTAAgccatttttacttatttttattaactacgCTGGGCACTTTAGTGACGCGAAAAAAAAGATTACATTATTTGGTTAGTagttaa